A single Oncorhynchus tshawytscha isolate Ot180627B linkage group LG01, Otsh_v2.0, whole genome shotgun sequence DNA region contains:
- the lrrc41 gene encoding uncharacterized protein lrrc41 isoform X1 translates to MPAPYLEQIRRAKEWQDAKVTSTITPTLKKICIKTVSRHMDVLDKKALDLPISLIKELLQHLNIVDLDRIQPAVNRKGISTSFVWAGILRRISGPRKGSTILTEDEWREISMHKLFNLAFYGFRFGGDTKYLLNVNFNSLLLVMAKYIQHLVLRTSRPHGYFFARRSVLSVLEKGVRCIQLGESTQLREWPSDVLYTLHRLLDHGAARDVIINQSPDPRLLAWILHGRGPRSKSHQCPMESMQGEMVKCCQVPNTAGSSAGDAEAANYQVPEKEEPDEEDNNGGTPCKRPRLSIASAKAELDLTSTPCQCMVPKPLCQMFIPSAGHSTEICHKGQIHSLKINDFRGGVFPVLLPLLPSWLCLHSLSLQSAWTFEEGDALSLAESLQQLSATPGCSLIELSVGSLTHPALMESLLNACPTLRSFSMEIHPVAEYHRAPLRSIPQPAHHAELSLEKLCVKVPKLRTSVESLMCVLLRSPRLTSLHVSGINSSTGFSPSHLLNTVAESNRHLKDLTLEDINLSDCHCAIFQLLDNYCMLEALSLKDCRLLEKCSDKEDVVRQLVNSLKKVSSLQSLNLAQNRLAKTVTVLGELFKGPSPSTVKELDISSNFIQPPELLELGKLLETHRPPQRLLLTLKSNPLDRNMELRDTALGTLSHICDLITDHWNSRDTMADHISIM, encoded by the exons ATGCCTGCTCCTTACCTTGAACAAATTAGAAGAGCCAAGGAGTGGCAGGATGCCAAAGTTACTTCCACCATTACACCCACCTTGAAGAAGATATGCATCAAAACAGTGAGTCGTCACATGGATGTACTAGACAAGAAAGCTCTAG ACCTACCAATCTCACTGATCAAGGAGCTTCTGCAGCATTTAAACATTGTTGATCTGGATAGAATTCAGCCTGCAGTGAACCGGAAAG GAATCTCCACCTCCTTTGTGTGGGCAGGAATATTGAGAAGAATCTCTGGGCCTCGCAAAGGGAGT ACAATACTCACCGAAGATGAATGGAGGGAGATAAGCATGCATAAGCTCTTTAACTTGGCCTTCTATGGCTTCAGGTTCGGAGGTGATACAAAATACCTCCTGAATGTCAACTTTAACTCCCTTCTCTTAGTCATGGCCAAATACATCCAGCACCTGGTTCTTCGAACATCACGACCACACGGCTACTTCTTCGCGAGGAGGTCCGTTCTGAGCGTTCTGGAGAAGGGTGTAAGGTGCATTCAACTGGGAGAGAGCACTCAGCTCAGAGAGTGGCCCAGTGATGTCTTATACACCCTGCACCGTTTACTGGACCACGGGGCAGCCCGTGATGTCATCATAAACCAGAGCCCAGATCCTCGTCTGCTGGCTTGGATTCTTCATGGCAGGGGACCTCGGAGTAAAAGCCACCAATGTCCAATGGAGTCCATGCAAGGTGAGATGGTCAAATGTTGCCAGGTGCCAAACACTGCAGGAAGCAGCGCTGGAGATGCTGAGGCAGCCAACTACCAGGTCCCAGAGAAAGAGGAGCCTGATGAAGAAGATAATAATGGTGGGACCCCATGCAAGCGTCCAAGGTTGAGTATTGCCTCTGCGAAGGCAGAGCTTGACTTGACCAGCACTCCATGCCAATGTATGGTCCCCAAGCCATTGTGCCAGATGTTTATACCCTCGGCTGGTCACTCGACAGAGATTTGCCACAAGGGGCAAATCCATTCACTAAAGATCAATGACTTCCGGGGTGGAGTCTTCCCTGTACTGCTTCCTCTCCTGCCTTCTTGGCTGTGCCTCCACTCTCTAAGCCTGCAAAGTGCTT GGACCTTTGAGGAGGGTGATGCGTTGAGCCTGGCAGAGTCTCTCCAGCAGCTGTCTGCTACACCAGGCTGCTCCCTGATTGAGCTGAGTGTGGGGTCCCTGACCCATCCTGCTCTCATGGAGTCCCTGCTGAATGCATGCCCCACCCTCAGGTCATTCTCCATGGAGATCCACCCGGTAGCAGAGTACCACAGAGCCCCACTGAGAAGCATTCCCCAGCCTGCACACCATGCAG AACTCTCACTGGAGAAGCTGTGTGTGAAAGTACCCAAATTGAGGACCAGTGTGGAGAGTCTGATGTGTGTGTTGCTACGCTCTCCTCGCCTCACCTCACTTCACGTCTCAGGAATCAACAGCTCAACTGGCTTCTCACCCAGCCACCTCCTCAACACAGTGGCAG AGTCCAATCGCCACCTGAAGGACCTCACCTTGGAGGATATCAACCTGTCTGATTGTCACTGTGCAATCTTCCAGTTACTGGATAACTACTGTATGTTGGAAG CGTTGTCATTGAAGGACTGTCGGCTTCTGGAGAAATGCAGTGACAAGGAAGATGTCGTCCGACAGCTGGTTAATTCTCTCAAAAAGGTTtcatctctccagtctctcaaCCTGGCTCAAAACCGCCTCG CCAAGACTGTGACAGTTTTGGGGGAACTCTTCAAAGGACCCTCACCAAGCACAGTGAAAGAGCTGGACATCAG CTCCAACTTCATCCAGcctcctgagctgctagagttaGGGAAGTTGTTGGAGACCCACCGTCCTCCCCAGAGACTACTCCTCACCCTGAAGAGCAACCCACTGGACAGAAACATGGAGCTGAGGGACACGGCTCTGGGCACGCTCAGTCACATTTGTGACCTCATCACCGACCACTGGAACTCCAGGGACACCATGGCTGACCACATCAGCATCATGTGA
- the lrrc41 gene encoding uncharacterized protein lrrc41 isoform X2: protein MDVLDKKALDLPISLIKELLQHLNIVDLDRIQPAVNRKGISTSFVWAGILRRISGPRKGSTILTEDEWREISMHKLFNLAFYGFRFGGDTKYLLNVNFNSLLLVMAKYIQHLVLRTSRPHGYFFARRSVLSVLEKGVRCIQLGESTQLREWPSDVLYTLHRLLDHGAARDVIINQSPDPRLLAWILHGRGPRSKSHQCPMESMQGEMVKCCQVPNTAGSSAGDAEAANYQVPEKEEPDEEDNNGGTPCKRPRLSIASAKAELDLTSTPCQCMVPKPLCQMFIPSAGHSTEICHKGQIHSLKINDFRGGVFPVLLPLLPSWLCLHSLSLQSAWTFEEGDALSLAESLQQLSATPGCSLIELSVGSLTHPALMESLLNACPTLRSFSMEIHPVAEYHRAPLRSIPQPAHHAELSLEKLCVKVPKLRTSVESLMCVLLRSPRLTSLHVSGINSSTGFSPSHLLNTVAESNRHLKDLTLEDINLSDCHCAIFQLLDNYCMLEALSLKDCRLLEKCSDKEDVVRQLVNSLKKVSSLQSLNLAQNRLAKTVTVLGELFKGPSPSTVKELDISSNFIQPPELLELGKLLETHRPPQRLLLTLKSNPLDRNMELRDTALGTLSHICDLITDHWNSRDTMADHISIM from the exons ATGGATGTACTAGACAAGAAAGCTCTAG ACCTACCAATCTCACTGATCAAGGAGCTTCTGCAGCATTTAAACATTGTTGATCTGGATAGAATTCAGCCTGCAGTGAACCGGAAAG GAATCTCCACCTCCTTTGTGTGGGCAGGAATATTGAGAAGAATCTCTGGGCCTCGCAAAGGGAGT ACAATACTCACCGAAGATGAATGGAGGGAGATAAGCATGCATAAGCTCTTTAACTTGGCCTTCTATGGCTTCAGGTTCGGAGGTGATACAAAATACCTCCTGAATGTCAACTTTAACTCCCTTCTCTTAGTCATGGCCAAATACATCCAGCACCTGGTTCTTCGAACATCACGACCACACGGCTACTTCTTCGCGAGGAGGTCCGTTCTGAGCGTTCTGGAGAAGGGTGTAAGGTGCATTCAACTGGGAGAGAGCACTCAGCTCAGAGAGTGGCCCAGTGATGTCTTATACACCCTGCACCGTTTACTGGACCACGGGGCAGCCCGTGATGTCATCATAAACCAGAGCCCAGATCCTCGTCTGCTGGCTTGGATTCTTCATGGCAGGGGACCTCGGAGTAAAAGCCACCAATGTCCAATGGAGTCCATGCAAGGTGAGATGGTCAAATGTTGCCAGGTGCCAAACACTGCAGGAAGCAGCGCTGGAGATGCTGAGGCAGCCAACTACCAGGTCCCAGAGAAAGAGGAGCCTGATGAAGAAGATAATAATGGTGGGACCCCATGCAAGCGTCCAAGGTTGAGTATTGCCTCTGCGAAGGCAGAGCTTGACTTGACCAGCACTCCATGCCAATGTATGGTCCCCAAGCCATTGTGCCAGATGTTTATACCCTCGGCTGGTCACTCGACAGAGATTTGCCACAAGGGGCAAATCCATTCACTAAAGATCAATGACTTCCGGGGTGGAGTCTTCCCTGTACTGCTTCCTCTCCTGCCTTCTTGGCTGTGCCTCCACTCTCTAAGCCTGCAAAGTGCTT GGACCTTTGAGGAGGGTGATGCGTTGAGCCTGGCAGAGTCTCTCCAGCAGCTGTCTGCTACACCAGGCTGCTCCCTGATTGAGCTGAGTGTGGGGTCCCTGACCCATCCTGCTCTCATGGAGTCCCTGCTGAATGCATGCCCCACCCTCAGGTCATTCTCCATGGAGATCCACCCGGTAGCAGAGTACCACAGAGCCCCACTGAGAAGCATTCCCCAGCCTGCACACCATGCAG AACTCTCACTGGAGAAGCTGTGTGTGAAAGTACCCAAATTGAGGACCAGTGTGGAGAGTCTGATGTGTGTGTTGCTACGCTCTCCTCGCCTCACCTCACTTCACGTCTCAGGAATCAACAGCTCAACTGGCTTCTCACCCAGCCACCTCCTCAACACAGTGGCAG AGTCCAATCGCCACCTGAAGGACCTCACCTTGGAGGATATCAACCTGTCTGATTGTCACTGTGCAATCTTCCAGTTACTGGATAACTACTGTATGTTGGAAG CGTTGTCATTGAAGGACTGTCGGCTTCTGGAGAAATGCAGTGACAAGGAAGATGTCGTCCGACAGCTGGTTAATTCTCTCAAAAAGGTTtcatctctccagtctctcaaCCTGGCTCAAAACCGCCTCG CCAAGACTGTGACAGTTTTGGGGGAACTCTTCAAAGGACCCTCACCAAGCACAGTGAAAGAGCTGGACATCAG CTCCAACTTCATCCAGcctcctgagctgctagagttaGGGAAGTTGTTGGAGACCCACCGTCCTCCCCAGAGACTACTCCTCACCCTGAAGAGCAACCCACTGGACAGAAACATGGAGCTGAGGGACACGGCTCTGGGCACGCTCAGTCACATTTGTGACCTCATCACCGACCACTGGAACTCCAGGGACACCATGGCTGACCACATCAGCATCATGTGA